A stretch of the Streptomyces sp. NBC_01428 genome encodes the following:
- a CDS encoding alpha/beta fold hydrolase: MPIIDVSPAVSVAYETFGDPSDPAVLLVMGFSAQMIAWDDGFCRALAERGRYVIRYDNRDCGLSTKFDDHPVDVGRFIGAVSSGDIAAAVAMVPYTLRDMADDGLGLLTALGIERAHVVGSSMGGMIAQTMAISRPERVLSLTSMMSSTGEPEYGRPSAEAQAVLSGPKPSDREGHVAAAERELVWASKRYGNAAALRDLAARSFDRSSYRAGVGRQLGAMILAGSRADGLRALDLPALVIHGLDDTLIDPSGGRRTADLIPGSILLLVPDMGHDRPRELWPTLIDALADHTG; this comes from the coding sequence ATGCCGATCATCGACGTCTCGCCAGCAGTGTCCGTCGCGTACGAGACGTTCGGTGATCCCTCCGATCCCGCGGTCCTGCTCGTGATGGGTTTCAGCGCCCAGATGATCGCCTGGGACGACGGCTTCTGCCGCGCGCTCGCCGAGCGTGGCCGGTACGTGATCAGGTACGACAACCGGGACTGCGGGCTGTCCACGAAGTTCGACGATCATCCCGTCGACGTGGGCCGGTTCATCGGCGCGGTGAGTTCGGGGGACATCGCGGCCGCCGTCGCGATGGTGCCGTACACGCTGCGGGACATGGCGGACGACGGCCTCGGCCTGCTCACCGCGCTCGGCATCGAGCGGGCCCATGTCGTCGGATCGTCGATGGGCGGCATGATCGCCCAGACCATGGCCATCAGCCGGCCGGAGCGCGTGCTGAGCCTGACGTCGATGATGTCCTCGACCGGCGAGCCCGAGTACGGCCGGCCGAGCGCCGAAGCCCAGGCCGTGCTCTCCGGCCCGAAGCCCTCGGACCGCGAGGGACACGTCGCGGCGGCCGAGCGCGAACTGGTGTGGGCCTCCAAGCGGTACGGCAACGCGGCCGCGCTGCGGGACCTGGCCGCACGGAGCTTCGACCGCTCCTCCTACCGGGCCGGCGTCGGGCGACAGCTCGGCGCGATGATCCTCGCCGGCTCCCGGGCCGACGGCCTCCGCGCTCTCGATCTGCCGGCCCTGGTGATCCACGGCCTGGACGACACCCTCATCGACCCCAGCGGCGGACGGCGCACCGCCGACCTCATCCCCGGATCGATCCTCCTCCTGGTCCCCGACATGGGCCACGACCGCCCGCGCGAGCTGTGGCCCACCCTGATCGATGCCCTGGCCGACCACACGGGCTGA
- a CDS encoding cold-shock protein, producing the protein MATGVVKWFNSEKGFGFIQQDDGGPDVFVHFSAIQTTGFKELAEGAKVEYDVNQGPKGPQAEQVVPV; encoded by the coding sequence ATGGCAACAGGTGTCGTGAAGTGGTTCAACTCGGAGAAGGGCTTCGGCTTCATCCAGCAGGATGACGGCGGTCCCGACGTGTTCGTGCACTTCTCCGCGATCCAGACGACCGGCTTCAAGGAGCTGGCCGAGGGCGCCAAGGTGGAGTACGACGTCAACCAGGGCCCCAAGGGGCCGCAGGCCGAGCAAGTGGTGCCCGTCTGA
- the thpR gene encoding RNA 2',3'-cyclic phosphodiesterase, which translates to MKDQTAPSTVRVFIALAPPDRAKEELAAALGPAYVSHPEMRWNRIEDWHITLAFLGELPADTVPDLRPPLAELAAKRPSPALALRGSGTFDDRLLWSGIDGDLTELHELAADVRTAVRNRGIEFEERPLRPHLTLARARRGDHTSVREIAQGITGFTGRRWSAERLHLVGSNAVRSQGPVHYRDIEAWPLGGTGGAPATP; encoded by the coding sequence GTGAAGGATCAGACCGCGCCCTCGACCGTCCGTGTGTTCATCGCGCTCGCCCCGCCCGACCGGGCGAAGGAGGAGCTGGCCGCGGCGCTCGGCCCCGCCTACGTCTCGCACCCGGAGATGCGGTGGAACCGGATCGAGGACTGGCACATCACCCTGGCGTTCCTGGGAGAACTGCCCGCCGACACGGTCCCCGATCTGCGGCCGCCGCTGGCCGAGCTCGCGGCGAAGCGTCCGTCGCCCGCTCTGGCCCTGCGCGGCAGCGGCACGTTCGACGATCGCCTGCTGTGGAGCGGGATCGACGGAGATCTCACCGAACTGCACGAACTCGCCGCCGACGTCCGTACCGCCGTACGCAACCGCGGGATCGAATTCGAGGAGCGTCCGCTCCGCCCGCACCTGACGCTGGCCCGCGCCCGCAGGGGAGACCACACCTCGGTGCGCGAGATCGCGCAGGGGATCACCGGCTTCACCGGCCGTCGATGGTCCGCCGAGCGACTGCACCTGGTCGGAAGCAACGCGGTCCGCAGTCAAGGGCCTGTCCACTACCGCGACATCGAGGCCTGGCCACTCGGCGGCACGGGTGGGGCCCCCGCCACTCCCTGA
- a CDS encoding aldehyde dehydrogenase family protein: protein MSTAPALDTAQLDLAVGELRAHADSWTATSLAERIGLLERMLPRIGAEAPAMVAAAARAKGYDERSEWATEDWASAPWALAQTVSAYLHVLRRLHAGKDPVTAAQARTHNDRTVVRVFPATASDRLLLNGFTADVWTVPGTSREQVLERAAGEYRGRAGRPAVALVLGAGNIAAITPLDILHKLYAEGQVVIAKMNPVNAYLRPHFESVFGEFVERGLVRFVDGGQEEGAHLTRHEGIDAIHVTGSERTHDAIVWGTDEQAPERRSANTPLNTKPFTSELGGISPCIVTPGPWSAADFRFQAEHIVTSKLNNSGHNCVASQILLVPRDWDGTERLLAEIRQVMRRLPARGDYYPGAETRLSAVMVAHPEAETYGDGACRVLVPDVTDPDDPMLTDEVFASALGVVRLPGADAPEFLAAATEFANEKLPGTLGATLLVHPRTERAHRAAVDGAVTALRYGTLGVNCWSAFGFLLGHTPWGAHPGHTPQDIGSGIGFVHNTFMLEDIEKTVLRAPFAPAPRGLFTGSPSLSPRPPYYVTNRTGRTTLRRLTAYTTDPGWSRLPSIFASALRG, encoded by the coding sequence TTGAGCACCGCACCCGCGCTCGACACCGCCCAACTCGACCTCGCGGTCGGCGAACTGCGCGCGCACGCCGACTCCTGGACGGCCACCTCCCTGGCGGAGCGCATCGGCCTGCTGGAACGGATGCTGCCGCGCATCGGTGCCGAGGCCCCCGCGATGGTCGCCGCCGCGGCCCGCGCGAAGGGCTACGACGAACGGTCGGAATGGGCCACCGAGGACTGGGCGTCGGCCCCCTGGGCGCTCGCCCAGACCGTGAGCGCCTACCTGCACGTGCTGCGGCGCCTGCACGCCGGGAAGGACCCGGTCACCGCCGCACAGGCCCGTACGCACAACGACCGCACGGTGGTACGGGTGTTCCCCGCCACCGCCTCCGACCGCCTGCTCCTCAACGGGTTCACAGCCGACGTGTGGACGGTGCCCGGCACCTCCCGGGAGCAGGTCCTTGAACGGGCCGCGGGCGAGTACCGCGGACGGGCCGGCCGCCCCGCCGTCGCTCTCGTGCTCGGCGCCGGCAACATCGCGGCCATCACCCCGCTCGACATCCTGCACAAGCTCTACGCGGAGGGGCAGGTCGTCATCGCCAAGATGAACCCGGTCAACGCCTACCTCCGCCCCCACTTCGAGTCGGTGTTCGGCGAGTTCGTGGAACGAGGGCTGGTCCGCTTCGTCGACGGAGGCCAGGAGGAAGGAGCCCATCTGACCCGGCACGAGGGCATCGACGCCATTCATGTCACCGGCAGCGAACGCACCCACGACGCCATCGTGTGGGGCACCGACGAACAGGCCCCGGAACGCCGCAGCGCCAACACGCCGCTCAACACCAAGCCGTTCACCAGCGAGTTGGGCGGCATCAGCCCCTGCATCGTGACACCGGGCCCGTGGAGCGCGGCCGACTTCCGCTTCCAGGCCGAACACATCGTCACCAGCAAACTCAACAACTCCGGCCACAACTGCGTGGCCAGCCAGATCCTGCTCGTCCCCCGCGACTGGGACGGCACGGAGCGTCTGCTGGCCGAGATCCGTCAGGTCATGCGTCGGCTCCCCGCGCGGGGCGACTACTACCCCGGCGCCGAGACGCGCCTGAGCGCGGTCATGGTGGCCCACCCGGAGGCCGAGACCTACGGCGACGGCGCCTGTCGCGTGCTGGTCCCGGACGTCACCGACCCCGACGACCCGATGCTGACGGACGAGGTGTTCGCCAGCGCCCTGGGCGTCGTGCGCCTGCCCGGGGCCGACGCTCCCGAGTTCCTCGCGGCGGCAACGGAGTTCGCCAACGAGAAACTGCCCGGCACCCTGGGCGCCACCCTTCTCGTCCACCCCAGGACCGAGCGCGCGCACCGCGCCGCCGTGGACGGCGCCGTCACCGCGCTGCGCTACGGCACCCTCGGCGTCAACTGCTGGTCGGCCTTCGGCTTCCTCCTCGGTCACACCCCCTGGGGCGCCCACCCCGGCCACACACCCCAGGACATCGGCAGCGGCATCGGTTTCGTCCACAACACGTTCATGCTCGAAGACATCGAGAAGACCGTGCTGCGCGCCCCCTTCGCGCCCGCGCCCCGGGGACTGTTCACCGGCTCCCCCTCCCTGTCACCCCGCCCGCCGTACTACGTCACCAACCGCACCGGACGCACCACCCTGCGGCGCCTCACGGCGTACACGACGGACCCCGGATGGAGCCGCCTGCCGTCGATCTTCGCGTCGGCACTGCGTGGCTGA
- a CDS encoding carboxylesterase/lipase family protein, with product MTVAEPETSGPQPEVRATVGGLRGVWESGTAVFRGIPFAEPPVHGLRLAAPRPVRGWSGVREALAYGPPPPQGGHFGMDASSREAPGDDWLTINVWSPDPAPGAGLPVMVWIHGGAYVIGTSGLPEYDGGRLARDGVVVVTFNYRVGIEGFAQIEGAPSNRGLLDQIAALTWVRDNIRAFGGDPDQVTVFGQSAGAGSVAALLAMDRAAGLFRRAVVQSATGTLFTPDLAADITAACAAELGLRPTVDELSAVAPRELSVAADAVGAKLEQWDRRWGLAAYRSIVFSPVVDGEVLTVTPWQALADGAGRDIELLVGHTRDEQRLFTAVSGLLGEVGEAQAETALAKLAPGADGARRYREAFPAGRPDELYELVHSDWLFRMPSLHLAEAQTTAGGRAHVYELTWPAPGMGGVLGACHGLDVPLVFGNLDRGQTALLIGEAPSPEAEALSARMRTAWTSFAAHGDPGWPAYDARQRLVQRLDTESAVLAYPEESSRRIWRDHTFPPLPLVGD from the coding sequence ATGACCGTTGCCGAACCGGAGACATCCGGGCCCCAGCCCGAGGTTCGCGCGACGGTGGGAGGGCTGCGCGGCGTCTGGGAGTCCGGCACGGCGGTCTTTCGTGGCATCCCGTTCGCCGAGCCCCCGGTCCACGGTCTGCGTCTCGCCGCGCCGCGACCCGTACGCGGCTGGAGCGGCGTGCGCGAGGCACTGGCGTACGGCCCGCCTCCCCCGCAGGGCGGCCACTTCGGCATGGACGCGTCCTCGCGGGAGGCACCGGGTGACGACTGGCTGACGATCAACGTCTGGTCGCCCGATCCCGCCCCGGGCGCGGGACTGCCGGTGATGGTGTGGATCCACGGCGGTGCCTATGTGATCGGCACGTCCGGCCTCCCCGAGTACGACGGTGGCCGGCTCGCGCGCGACGGTGTCGTCGTGGTGACGTTCAACTACCGGGTGGGGATCGAGGGCTTCGCGCAGATCGAAGGGGCCCCTTCCAACCGGGGACTGCTCGACCAGATCGCCGCCCTCACCTGGGTGCGTGACAACATCCGGGCCTTCGGCGGCGACCCGGACCAGGTGACGGTCTTCGGTCAGTCCGCGGGCGCGGGGTCCGTCGCCGCGCTGCTGGCGATGGACCGTGCGGCCGGACTGTTCCGCCGGGCCGTCGTGCAGAGTGCGACGGGCACGCTCTTCACGCCGGACCTCGCTGCCGACATCACCGCCGCCTGCGCGGCGGAGCTGGGGCTGCGGCCCACGGTGGACGAGCTGTCCGCCGTCGCCCCGCGCGAGCTGTCCGTCGCCGCCGACGCGGTCGGCGCCAAGTTGGAGCAGTGGGACCGTCGTTGGGGCCTTGCCGCATACCGGTCGATCGTGTTCTCTCCGGTCGTCGACGGTGAGGTCCTGACCGTCACGCCGTGGCAGGCCCTCGCGGACGGCGCCGGGCGCGACATCGAACTCCTGGTCGGCCACACTCGTGACGAGCAGCGTCTGTTCACCGCCGTCAGCGGCCTCCTCGGCGAGGTGGGCGAGGCGCAGGCGGAGACCGCCCTCGCCAAGCTGGCCCCCGGCGCGGACGGCGCTCGCCGCTATCGCGAGGCCTTCCCGGCGGGGCGCCCCGACGAGCTGTACGAACTGGTCCATTCCGACTGGCTGTTCCGCATGCCGTCGCTCCACCTCGCCGAGGCGCAGACCACGGCCGGCGGGCGGGCGCACGTCTACGAGCTGACCTGGCCGGCCCCCGGCATGGGAGGTGTTCTCGGTGCCTGCCACGGCCTCGACGTGCCCCTCGTCTTCGGCAACCTGGATCGCGGACAGACCGCTCTGCTGATCGGCGAGGCGCCCTCCCCCGAGGCCGAGGCGCTGTCCGCGCGCATGCGCACCGCATGGACCTCGTTCGCGGCCCACGGCGATCCCGGCTGGCCGGCGTACGACGCGCGTCAGCGGCTCGTCCAGCGCCTCGACACGGAGTCCGCTGTCCTCGCCTACCCGGAGGAGTCGTCCCGCCGGATCTGGCGGGACCACACGTTCCCGCCCCTCCCCCTCGTCGGCGACTGA
- a CDS encoding MFS transporter, with product MTAVPTLPHLPTDGGRSTGGGSRRAWTVTALLVVFMMVNFADKSVLGLAADEIRDDLHLSATRFGLANGAFFLLFSVAAIAVGLAADRVSPKLLLLVMALLWSVAQVPAALGGGLGVLIASRVLLGAAEGPAFPVAQQATLAWFPDHRRNLPGALITLGVTLGVIVSAPGLSWVIQHHGWRAALWVLAGAGLVWAAVWKALGADAGSRGATTPTRSEADTRGAVPYRRIFASRTWIGVTSAYFSSYWAVALMLVWLPSYLRNALGYSAGEAGTLVVAPWTIGAVALLAQAGITGRLMRRGVPSRRARGWVGGTLLGLGALCCLALPLVDSAGAKTALVAVGFGLGGSYATVAATTVAELAPPSRAGGALGGMNAVVTTAGLAAPAVVGALVDARGTAGYETAMVLSGLLLALGAAASFLLVDPVRDTARMHD from the coding sequence ATGACCGCGGTACCGACCCTGCCCCACCTCCCGACGGACGGAGGCCGATCCACCGGCGGCGGCAGCCGGCGCGCCTGGACGGTGACCGCACTGCTCGTGGTCTTCATGATGGTCAACTTCGCGGACAAGTCCGTCCTCGGCCTGGCCGCGGACGAGATCCGCGACGATCTCCATCTGAGTGCCACCCGGTTCGGACTGGCCAACGGCGCGTTCTTCCTGCTGTTCTCCGTGGCCGCGATCGCCGTCGGGCTGGCCGCCGACCGGGTGTCGCCGAAACTGCTGCTCCTGGTGATGGCCCTGCTGTGGTCCGTCGCCCAGGTCCCCGCGGCGCTCGGCGGCGGCCTCGGCGTCCTGATCGCCTCACGGGTTCTTCTCGGCGCGGCGGAGGGCCCCGCCTTCCCCGTCGCCCAACAGGCCACTCTGGCCTGGTTCCCGGATCACCGGCGCAATCTGCCGGGCGCGCTGATCACCCTCGGGGTGACGCTCGGCGTGATCGTCTCGGCACCCGGCCTGTCCTGGGTGATCCAACACCACGGCTGGCGGGCCGCGTTGTGGGTGCTGGCCGGTGCCGGCCTGGTCTGGGCCGCCGTGTGGAAGGCGCTCGGGGCGGACGCAGGAAGCCGTGGTGCCACAACGCCCACGCGGTCGGAGGCGGACACCCGAGGCGCGGTTCCGTACCGGCGGATCTTCGCCAGCCGTACCTGGATCGGCGTCACGAGCGCCTATTTCAGCAGCTACTGGGCCGTGGCCCTGATGCTGGTCTGGCTGCCGTCCTACCTGCGCAACGCCCTCGGCTACTCGGCCGGTGAGGCCGGCACCCTCGTCGTCGCTCCGTGGACCATCGGAGCCGTCGCCCTGCTCGCGCAGGCCGGCATCACCGGACGCCTGATGCGTCGGGGCGTCCCAAGTCGCCGTGCGCGGGGCTGGGTCGGCGGAACCCTGCTCGGACTCGGCGCCCTCTGCTGCCTGGCACTTCCCCTGGTCGACAGCGCGGGCGCCAAGACGGCACTGGTCGCCGTCGGCTTCGGGCTCGGCGGCTCCTACGCCACCGTCGCCGCGACCACCGTCGCCGAACTCGCCCCGCCCTCGCGTGCCGGCGGCGCCCTGGGCGGCATGAACGCCGTGGTGACGACGGCCGGCCTCGCCGCACCCGCCGTCGTGGGCGCACTCGTCGACGCCCGGGGAACCGCCGGCTACGAAACCGCCATGGTCCTGTCCGGGCTGCTTCTCGCCCTCGGCGCCGCCGCATCCTTCCTGCTCGTCGACCCCGTGCGCGACACTGCCCGTATGCACGACTGA
- a CDS encoding MarR family winged helix-turn-helix transcriptional regulator: MSATRGGSKGTRRSTADEDITLDTDLGWAIRMVSSAFRRVATESVAELPGGPRGYLVLVALAAGEPPTQLALAQQVSLDRTVMTYLLDDLEARELIERRPDPRDRRARQVVITDKGRDELGRARRGLATAEGRLLADLDESDAASLRTLLTRVAHTAQNAALGPDERC; this comes from the coding sequence ATGAGTGCTACCAGGGGCGGCAGCAAGGGCACGCGACGGTCCACCGCGGACGAGGACATCACCCTCGACACCGACCTCGGCTGGGCCATCCGCATGGTCTCGTCGGCCTTTCGACGGGTGGCCACCGAGTCGGTGGCCGAGCTTCCGGGCGGGCCGCGCGGATATCTGGTCCTCGTCGCACTGGCCGCGGGCGAGCCCCCTACGCAGCTGGCCCTCGCCCAGCAGGTCAGCCTCGACCGCACGGTGATGACGTATCTCCTGGACGATCTGGAGGCCCGGGAACTCATCGAACGGCGGCCCGATCCGCGTGACCGGCGCGCACGCCAGGTCGTGATCACCGACAAGGGACGCGACGAGCTGGGCCGTGCCCGGCGCGGCCTGGCCACAGCCGAGGGGCGCCTGCTGGCGGATCTCGACGAGTCGGACGCCGCCTCCCTGCGCACCCTGCTGACACGCGTCGCTCACACCGCGCAGAACGCCGCTCTCGGCCCCGACGAACGCTGCTAG
- a CDS encoding TetR/AcrR family transcriptional regulator, with protein MADEQVQGTRRGPGRPRQEHVTRAVLDAVVDLVAAEGMSALTMDAVATRAGVSKPAMYRRWPTKQDLLIAATESRIGSLNVPDMGDFRAELRAVLTARMEAYRQPGIARLVAGVIGSAAEEGAEPSAYRAYTARVTSETRHLLERGVARGDVRADVDVAAATTLVASSLLFRMIGELRLPDGAFVESVVELIGRAVCVQP; from the coding sequence ATGGCCGACGAACAGGTGCAGGGCACGAGAAGAGGGCCGGGTCGACCTCGCCAGGAGCACGTCACCCGGGCCGTCCTCGACGCCGTCGTCGACCTGGTGGCGGCGGAGGGCATGAGCGCCCTCACGATGGATGCCGTGGCGACGCGTGCCGGGGTGAGCAAGCCGGCCATGTACCGGCGCTGGCCCACGAAGCAGGATCTGCTCATCGCGGCCACGGAGTCCCGCATCGGATCGCTGAACGTGCCCGACATGGGGGATTTCCGGGCGGAGTTGCGTGCCGTGCTGACGGCGCGGATGGAGGCGTACCGGCAGCCGGGGATCGCCCGCCTGGTGGCCGGGGTGATCGGGTCGGCCGCCGAGGAGGGCGCCGAGCCCAGCGCCTATCGCGCCTACACGGCCCGCGTCACCAGCGAGACGCGTCACCTGCTGGAGCGCGGTGTCGCCCGCGGTGATGTGCGGGCCGATGTGGATGTGGCGGCCGCCACGACCTTGGTGGCGTCGTCGCTGCTGTTCCGGATGATCGGCGAACTGCGGCTGCCGGACGGGGCCTTCGTCGAGTCGGTGGTGGAACTGATCGGCCGGGCGGTCTGCGTCCAGCCGTGA
- a CDS encoding dihydrofolate reductase family protein, with translation MDQLLKVMNFNISSDGIGAGEDQTLERPFGLPHPERLFSWAGATASWPMRSDPGGSRGLDDYFTRDFAHNIGAEIMGRNKFGPQRGPWEDHDWRGWWGDEPPFHTPVFVLTHHERPSITLSDTTFHFVDGDPATVLEQAREAAQGKDVRLGGGVSTVRQFLDADLVDTLHVAVSPLKLGAGLRLWDSPEDLLDRFHLDVVPSPSGVVHHLFWRR, from the coding sequence GTGGATCAGCTGCTGAAAGTCATGAACTTCAACATCTCGAGTGACGGAATCGGGGCCGGTGAGGACCAGACCCTCGAGCGCCCCTTCGGCCTCCCCCATCCCGAACGGCTCTTCTCCTGGGCCGGCGCCACGGCGAGCTGGCCCATGCGCTCCGATCCCGGAGGCAGCCGTGGCCTGGACGACTACTTCACGCGGGACTTCGCGCACAACATCGGCGCCGAGATCATGGGCCGCAACAAGTTCGGCCCTCAGCGCGGGCCGTGGGAGGACCACGACTGGCGCGGCTGGTGGGGTGACGAGCCCCCGTTCCACACGCCGGTGTTCGTCCTGACCCACCACGAGCGCCCTTCCATCACGCTGTCCGACACCACGTTCCACTTCGTCGACGGTGACCCGGCCACCGTTCTCGAACAGGCGCGGGAGGCGGCCCAGGGCAAGGACGTCCGGCTCGGCGGTGGGGTCTCCACGGTCCGGCAGTTCCTCGACGCCGACCTCGTCGACACCCTTCACGTGGCGGTCTCGCCGCTGAAGCTCGGGGCCGGTCTCCGCCTCTGGGATTCGCCCGAGGACCTGCTCGACCGGTTCCACCTCGACGTCGTGCCCAGCCCGAGCGGGGTGGTGCACCACCTGTTCTGGCGGCGCTGA
- a CDS encoding TauD/TfdA dioxygenase family protein, producing the protein MHDVATAQVAHPRPVLDKPLMHYGRRTLERLAPGAAPTVFELLRVEPLTPHFGAVLGGVDLTRPITDRLAAELRQALLEWKVVFFRGQHGFTPEHQLALSAVWGRPEINPFFARTGTEGISRLAKDAKAAGNKNIWHSDHSFMANPSLGAVLRAVEVPAAGGDTMWADMAAAYDNLPGDLKARIEDLTAVHDWEASWGALMNDEQKAAFRSTWPQVEHPVVVRHPRSGRRTLYVNEPFTRRITGLSEAENRELLDILVLQARIPEFQVRFRWEPDSIAIWDNIATQHYAVNDYFPQRRVMERIAIAGVPLS; encoded by the coding sequence ATGCACGACGTCGCCACGGCCCAGGTGGCCCACCCCCGGCCGGTCCTGGACAAGCCCCTGATGCACTACGGACGCCGGACCCTGGAGCGACTCGCCCCCGGCGCCGCACCGACCGTGTTCGAGCTCCTCCGCGTGGAGCCGCTCACCCCGCACTTCGGCGCCGTCCTCGGCGGAGTCGACCTGACACGGCCGATCACGGACCGGCTCGCCGCGGAACTGCGCCAGGCGCTGCTCGAATGGAAGGTGGTCTTCTTCCGCGGACAGCACGGCTTCACCCCCGAGCACCAGCTCGCGCTCTCCGCCGTCTGGGGCCGGCCCGAGATCAACCCCTTCTTCGCCAGGACCGGGACCGAGGGCATCTCACGCCTCGCCAAGGACGCGAAGGCCGCCGGGAACAAGAACATCTGGCACAGCGACCACTCGTTCATGGCCAACCCGTCACTGGGCGCCGTCCTGCGCGCCGTGGAGGTGCCGGCCGCGGGCGGCGACACCATGTGGGCCGACATGGCGGCCGCGTACGACAACCTCCCCGGCGATCTGAAGGCGCGGATCGAGGACCTCACCGCGGTCCACGACTGGGAGGCGAGCTGGGGCGCCCTGATGAACGACGAACAGAAGGCCGCGTTCCGCTCCACCTGGCCGCAGGTCGAGCACCCGGTCGTGGTGCGGCACCCGCGCAGCGGCCGCAGGACCCTGTACGTCAACGAGCCGTTCACGCGCCGCATCACGGGCCTGTCCGAGGCCGAGAACCGTGAACTGCTCGACATCCTCGTCCTTCAGGCACGCATCCCCGAGTTCCAGGTGCGCTTCCGCTGGGAGCCCGACTCCATCGCGATCTGGGACAACATCGCCACCCAGCACTACGCGGTCAACGACTACTTCCCGCAGCGCCGGGTGATGGAGCGCATCGCCATCGCCGGGGTCCCGCTGTCCTGA
- a CDS encoding SDR family NAD(P)-dependent oxidoreductase, which yields MYDMDTLRGRTALVTGATSGIGRAVARSLAERGAEVVVHGRDRDRGESLVKEIEQQGGAARFVVADLADADDVARLAAEAGSVDILVNNAGLYEFAPTAATDAASFDRQAAVNTRAPFLLVGALAPGMARRGHGAIVTVSSSAARMPAPVGGAYAASKAGVEILTRYWATEFGPHGVRVNAVSPGPVRTEGTAAMLGDQMEALDRVNARGRAGDPREIAEIVMFLVGPASSYVNGATLFADGGEISALPG from the coding sequence ATGTATGACATGGACACACTGCGGGGCAGGACGGCGCTGGTGACCGGGGCGACGTCGGGGATCGGCAGGGCTGTGGCGCGGAGCCTGGCCGAGCGAGGAGCCGAGGTCGTCGTCCACGGGCGGGACCGGGACCGTGGGGAGTCCCTCGTGAAGGAGATCGAGCAGCAGGGCGGAGCGGCCCGGTTCGTCGTCGCCGATCTGGCGGATGCGGACGATGTGGCCCGACTGGCGGCCGAGGCGGGGAGCGTGGACATCCTCGTGAACAACGCCGGTCTCTACGAGTTCGCGCCGACCGCCGCGACCGATGCCGCGAGCTTCGACCGGCAGGCGGCGGTCAACACGCGTGCCCCGTTCCTGCTCGTCGGCGCACTCGCCCCCGGGATGGCCCGGCGGGGGCACGGGGCGATCGTGACCGTCAGTTCCAGCGCGGCACGTATGCCGGCGCCAGTCGGAGGGGCCTACGCGGCGTCCAAAGCGGGCGTCGAGATCCTCACCCGGTACTGGGCGACCGAGTTCGGCCCGCACGGCGTGCGCGTCAACGCCGTCTCGCCCGGACCCGTCCGCACGGAGGGCACCGCGGCCATGCTCGGCGACCAGATGGAGGCGTTGGATCGGGTCAACGCGCGAGGCCGGGCGGGTGACCCGCGTGAGATTGCCGAGATCGTGATGTTCCTGGTGGGCCCCGCCAGCAGTTACGTCAACGGCGCCACTCTCTTCGCCGACGGTGGCGAGATCAGCGCCCTGCCCGGCTGA